The Alkalinema sp. FACHB-956 genome contains a region encoding:
- a CDS encoding caspase family protein, which translates to MLTRRHFLQFTSSALSTIALSQLDSFTQAANLLAQPSPRKYALLVGIDSYDIDPLKGCNTDVDLQRELLIHRYGFTPNDIVELRDRNATYNNIITAFQQHLIHQAQPGDLVVFHFSGHGSRVRDRQAIPELIRNGIGLNGTIVPVDWQTNNPQQVRQIMGKTLFLLSSQLKTNNVVMILDSCHSEGGLRGNSRVRSLDSRMSSGDQLPHVIGAEAELQSRLQTAIGWGDAELQNRRKQGIAKGVAMGAASFDKLADVVNPEALELSQNDFTAGAFTYLFTRYLWQSTGARSLDSVFSQLVLSSILSSNNPDQAPVYKVAPNSGNGRKPIFFTPSALPAAEGVIHLPPKGDQVQFWLGGAAPDCLQAYETAVFNILDRRGNILGEIQQTHRSGLVGYGKLIPSSTLQAPTQLQVGMLLREKVRGIPDHLTLKIGLDASLGEALPIIQQGLLEMAKVAVVPIAEQQELHYIVGRVENLDSPTPRSIAQRSQKGQWCLLTPALEPLPGALGDPNDTVETMLDQLRRRLKTLQAKQLLKTMMGDASTMKISVDLVPAEIVDPKEMTTRPIGPAQTVMSQSAIATNPAAVVVSPKFNRGTIVQVRLRNQEAVPLYMAMMVIFRDGSLSVAYPYAIDAPIDEALVAPTSEKLLKYAFELKFATVFELLVIASRRPLNKLLKAVKEIADQRGEAHRGKPIGLKDDRSIEVATDMLMEIDEISQRAGARPALPERRIVDMNQLGVLSTIVQVKG; encoded by the coding sequence CCTGAGCCAGCTAGACTCCTTTACCCAAGCTGCCAACCTCCTCGCCCAACCCAGCCCCCGCAAATATGCCCTCCTTGTTGGCATTGATAGCTACGATATCGATCCCCTCAAGGGTTGCAACACCGACGTTGATCTGCAGCGGGAACTGTTAATTCATCGCTATGGGTTTACTCCCAACGACATTGTCGAACTCCGCGATCGCAACGCCACCTACAACAACATCATCACTGCATTCCAACAGCATTTAATTCATCAAGCCCAACCCGGCGATCTGGTCGTTTTCCATTTTTCTGGGCATGGTTCCCGTGTGCGCGATCGCCAAGCCATTCCTGAACTGATTCGGAATGGCATTGGCCTAAATGGCACGATCGTTCCCGTCGATTGGCAAACCAACAATCCGCAGCAAGTTCGGCAAATCATGGGGAAGACGCTGTTTTTGCTCAGCAGCCAACTGAAAACGAATAACGTTGTGATGATTTTGGATAGCTGTCACTCGGAAGGGGGACTGCGGGGGAACTCACGGGTGCGATCGCTGGATTCCCGTATGAGTAGTGGCGATCAATTGCCTCACGTCATTGGCGCTGAAGCGGAATTACAAAGCCGACTCCAAACCGCGATCGGCTGGGGCGATGCAGAACTCCAGAATCGTCGTAAACAAGGAATCGCTAAAGGCGTTGCCATGGGAGCCGCCAGCTTTGACAAACTGGCAGATGTGGTCAATCCAGAAGCCCTCGAACTGTCCCAGAATGACTTTACTGCTGGGGCATTTACCTATTTATTCACTCGTTATCTCTGGCAATCTACAGGAGCGCGATCGCTGGATTCTGTGTTTTCCCAACTGGTTCTCAGTAGCATTCTCAGTTCCAATAATCCTGACCAGGCCCCCGTTTACAAAGTCGCTCCCAACAGCGGCAATGGCCGGAAACCCATTTTCTTTACACCCAGTGCTTTGCCCGCTGCCGAGGGGGTAATTCATCTGCCGCCCAAGGGCGATCAAGTGCAATTCTGGTTGGGCGGGGCTGCTCCTGATTGTCTCCAGGCATACGAGACAGCGGTTTTCAACATCCTCGATCGCCGAGGTAATATCCTAGGTGAAATTCAACAAACCCATCGATCGGGCTTAGTCGGCTATGGAAAACTGATCCCCAGTTCGACCCTTCAGGCTCCAACACAGTTGCAGGTGGGAATGCTGCTGCGGGAAAAAGTGCGGGGCATTCCCGATCATTTGACTCTCAAAATTGGGCTTGATGCTTCCCTGGGTGAGGCTTTGCCAATTATCCAACAGGGCTTGTTGGAGATGGCGAAGGTTGCAGTGGTCCCGATCGCAGAACAGCAAGAACTCCATTACATCGTCGGGCGCGTGGAAAACTTGGACAGTCCCACTCCGCGCAGCATAGCTCAACGATCGCAAAAGGGGCAATGGTGTCTACTCACGCCAGCCTTGGAGCCGTTACCCGGTGCACTGGGCGACCCCAATGACACCGTTGAAACCATGCTCGATCAATTGCGTCGCCGCCTGAAAACGCTGCAAGCTAAACAGTTGCTTAAAACGATGATGGGCGATGCCTCGACGATGAAGATTAGTGTTGATTTAGTACCTGCGGAAATCGTCGATCCCAAGGAAATGACGACTCGTCCGATCGGCCCAGCCCAAACGGTGATGAGCCAAAGCGCGATCGCGACGAATCCAGCGGCGGTGGTTGTGTCTCCGAAGTTCAATCGGGGCACGATCGTCCAAGTCAGATTGCGCAATCAGGAAGCGGTACCGCTGTACATGGCTATGATGGTGATTTTCCGCGATGGCAGTCTGTCGGTAGCCTATCCCTATGCGATCGATGCTCCGATCGATGAAGCTTTGGTCGCGCCAACGAGTGAAAAATTATTGAAATATGCGTTTGAGCTGAAATTTGCAACTGTATTTGAGTTATTGGTGATTGCTAGTCGTCGGCCTTTGAATAAATTATTGAAAGCCGTGAAAGAGATTGCTGATCAACGGGGTGAAGCGCATCGAGGTAAACCGATCGGATTAAAAGATGATCGGTCGATCGAGGTTGCTACGGATATGTTGATGGAAATCGATGAGATTAGTCAACGGGCGGGGGCACGTCCGGCGTTGCCTGAGCGCAGGATTGTGGATATGAACCAGTTAGGAGTGCTATCCACGATCGTCCAGGTCAAGGGATGA
- a CDS encoding Rpn family recombination-promoting nuclease/putative transposase, producing MSFDTTCRRLAEQFSLDFANWLLGQSIELTELSPTELSLEPIRADALILRQADNIVLHAEFQTQPDPDIPFRLLDYRIRVHRRFPSKPMHQVVIYLRRTTSEQVLINTFNLERTRHEFDVIRLWEQPPSLFLQSPGLLPFAALAQTPDPAQVLQQAAQAIDRVPDPQRQAELAASAFVLAGLVLEQSIIQQIIRRDVMQESVTYQAIKQEGHQEGRQEGRQEGRQETLQEIAKNLLREGMALEVIARTTGLSLETLQQLQRSLTL from the coding sequence ATGAGCTTCGATACCACCTGTCGGCGACTCGCCGAACAATTCTCCCTAGACTTCGCCAACTGGCTCCTCGGCCAATCGATCGAACTCACCGAACTGAGTCCCACAGAACTCTCCCTCGAACCCATCCGTGCCGATGCCCTCATCCTCCGGCAAGCCGATAACATCGTCCTCCACGCCGAATTCCAAACCCAACCCGACCCTGATATCCCCTTTCGGCTGCTCGACTATCGCATCCGAGTGCATCGCCGCTTCCCCAGCAAACCCATGCACCAAGTCGTCATTTACCTCAGACGGACAACCTCTGAGCAAGTCTTAATCAACACCTTCAACCTAGAACGAACACGCCACGAATTTGATGTCATTCGCCTCTGGGAACAACCTCCCAGCCTTTTCCTCCAATCCCCCGGCCTCCTCCCCTTCGCAGCCCTAGCCCAAACCCCTGATCCCGCCCAGGTTTTGCAACAAGCCGCCCAAGCGATCGATCGTGTCCCCGATCCCCAACGTCAAGCCGAACTGGCCGCCTCAGCCTTCGTTCTTGCTGGTTTAGTATTAGAACAGAGCATTATCCAACAAATCATTCGGAGAGATGTTATGCAAGAATCTGTAACCTATCAAGCCATCAAGCAAGAAGGCCATCAAGAAGGTCGTCAAGAAGGTCGTCAAGAAGGTCGTCAAGAAACTTTACAAGAGATTGCCAAAAATTTATTGCGTGAGGGCATGGCCCTAGAAGTCATTGCCCGCACCACAGGACTTTCCCTAGAAACCCTTCAGCAACTTCAACGATCGCTGACCCTCTAG